In Parabacteroides timonensis, the genomic stretch ATCAACTCCCAGAACTGACGGCGGGTGACGGGGTCGACTCCTCCGGTGGGTTCATCCAGGAATACGATACGGGGTTCGTGAATGATGGCGACGGAGAAAGCCAACTTCTGCTTCCAACCCAAAGGTAAGGCATCGACAAGTGTATTCCGTTCGGCTTCCAGATTCAATACCGCAAGCAGTTCGTCCGTCTTGGCGGCTAGCTTTTTCTTCGGCAGACCGTAAATACCTCCAAACAGACGGATATTCTCCCACACTTTCAGATCGCCATAGAGGGAAAACTTCTGACTCATATAGCCGATATGCCGTTTGATCTGTTCGGTCTCCTTATATACATCGAAACCTGCGACACGGGCTTCACCGGAAGTCGGGTTAGACAGGCCGCACAGCATACGCATGGCCGTTGTTTTCCCGGCACCATTAGCTCCGAGGAAACCGAAGATCTCCCCCTCGCCTACCTCAAAACTGATACGATCTACCGCCGTAAAGGTTCCGAAGCGCTTGGTCAGGTTGTTTGTTTCTATTACGTTCATTATATATTTATATGAAAGTTCATA encodes the following:
- a CDS encoding ABC transporter ATP-binding protein — protein: MNVIETNNLTKRFGTFTAVDRISFEVGEGEIFGFLGANGAGKTTAMRMLCGLSNPTSGEARVAGFDVYKETEQIKRHIGYMSQKFSLYGDLKVWENIRLFGGIYGLPKKKLAAKTDELLAVLNLEAERNTLVDALPLGWKQKLAFSVAIIHEPRIVFLDEPTGGVDPVTRRQFWELIYQAAERHITVFVTTHYMDEAEYCNRVSIMVDGKIEALDSPAALKATFKADNMNEVFHALARKAKRGE